Below is a genomic region from Erigeron canadensis isolate Cc75 chromosome 7, C_canadensis_v1, whole genome shotgun sequence.
CATCTATAAGTAAATCTGTTACAGAGCACTATTTTATGAATAAATTTTCTGtaacaagaaataaaaaattaaaacatgcATTAAATGACATTGAAGCTTTATGGGTGAAATATTACTGTATTCTACCTCAACAATTTGGGCAAACAACCTAGAGATCGATTAAGGACATTTACTCCTCCCAACTGTACGTTCTTGGCCTATAGGCCCCAATTCTGACTTTAAAAGGGCATGCACACATTCCAAATTCTTGCACCAACACATACACTTATAGCTATAAGCGTATATACGAAGAAAGTCGATCATACAAGAAAAAAATATGGCTAAATGGTGTCTCATGTTACTAGTCGTTCTAGCAGTAGCAACACAAGTTACTATTGCTAGAGACATTCCTAGCAGTGAGACCAACAACAAAGGTACTGTTGTTGGCAAAGGTACTGTTGTTGGTCTCACTGACCAAAAGAACGTGTTTACTTTTGGTGGACTAGGTGGCTTTTCCGGCCTTGATAACCAGGGTCAACCCATTGGTGGGGGTGGCATTGGAGCAGGCATTGGCTCTGACCATGGAATCGGAGGTGTGGGTGCTGGTTATGGATATGGTGGACCTGGTGCTGCAACCGGTGGTATTGGAACTATTGGAGGGCTTGCTAATGGTTTTGCTGGCCTACCGGCTCTCGGAGGTGGTGGAATTGGTGGTGGCGGACCTGGTGCAGGTGACGTTGGTGCAGTTCCATTCCCTTGAAAATCGTTGTAGTAACCATAGCTACGTACGAATGAGTCCTAGTTTGTGTTTGATAGTGCATTGTATTGTTTGTTACATTATGAACTATGTTTTGTGGTTTCTACCTAAAGAGAGATTGTTGCTCTTATGTTATGTGGTTATTTATGTCATTTGGTATAATGTACTTGTGTACTCTTATAGAGATAACTAAATATAGTTTGTTATTCTAATTCTAATGATGACATGTGATTTTGTGATACCCAAATACTATTTTCAACAATGTGACAACTGATCATATGACTAGTTCAGACTATCAGAACTCGTAAATTATA
It encodes:
- the LOC122608178 gene encoding glycine-rich protein 5-like, with amino-acid sequence MAKWCLMLLVVLAVATQVTIARDIPSSETNNKGTVVGKGTVVGLTDQKNVFTFGGLGGFSGLDNQGQPIGGGGIGAGIGSDHGIGGVGAGYGYGGPGAATGGIGTIGGLANGFAGLPALGGGGIGGGGPGAGDVGAVPFP